Proteins from a genomic interval of Eschrichtius robustus isolate mEscRob2 chromosome 18, mEscRob2.pri, whole genome shotgun sequence:
- the KCTD12 gene encoding BTB/POZ domain-containing protein KCTD12, whose product MALADSTRGLPNGGGGGGGSGSSSSSAEPPLYPDIVELNVGGQVYVTRRCTVVSVPDSLLWRMFTQQQPQELARDSKGRFFLDRDGFLFRYILDYLRDLQLVLPDYFPERSRLQREAEYFELPELVRRLGEPQQPGPGPPPPHSRRGVQKEGSLGDELLPLGYAEPEQQEGASAGAPSPTLEVASRSPSGGAAGPLLTPSQSLDGSRRSGYITIGYRGSYTIGRDAQADAKFRRVARITVCGKTSLAKEVFGDTLNESRDPDRPPERYTSRYYLKFNFLEQAFDKLSESGFHMVACSSTGTCAFASSTDQNEDKIWTSYTEYVFCRE is encoded by the coding sequence ATGGCTCTGGCGGACAGCACTCGTGGACTACCCAACGGgggtggtggcggcggcggcagcggctccTCGTCGTCCTCGGCTGAGCCGCCGCTCTATCCCGACATCGTGGAGCTGAACGTGGGGGGCCAGGTGTATGTGACCAGGCGCTGCACGGTGGTGTCGGTTCCCGACTCGTTGCTCTGGCGCATGTTCACGCAGCAGCAGCCGCAGGAGCTGGCCCGGGACAGCAAAGGCCGCTTCTTTCTAGACCGAGACGGCTTCCTCTTCCGCTACATCTTGGATTACCTGCGGGACTTGCAGCTCGTGCTGCCTGACTACTTCCCCGAGCGCAGCCGGCTGCAGCGCGAAGCCGAGTACTTCGAGCTGCCGGAGCTCGTGCGCCGCCTCGGGGAGCCCCAGCAGCCCGGccccgggccgccgccgccgcactcGCGGCGCGGGGTGCAGAAGGAGGGCTCGCTGGGCGACGAGCTGCTGCCGCTCGGCTACGCGGAGCCTGAGCAGCAGGAGGGCGCCTCGGCTGGGGCGCCGTCGCCCACCCTGGAGGTGGCTAGCCGCAGCCCGTCGGGGGGCGCGGCGGGCCCGCTGCTCACGCCGTCCCAGTCGTTGGACGGCAGCCGACGCTCGGGCTACATCACCATCGGCTACCGCGGCTCCTACACCATCGGGCGGGACGCGCAGGCGGACGCCAAGTTCCGGCGAGTGGCGCGCATCACCGTGTGCGGCAAGACGTCGCTGGCCAAGGAGGTGTTCGGGGACACCCTGAACGAGAGCCGGGACCCCGACCGGCCTCCGGAGCGCTACACCTCGCGCTATTACCTCAAGTTCAACTTCCTGGAGCAGGCCTTCGACAAGCTGTCCGAGTCGGGCTTCCACATGGTGGCGTGCAGTTCCACGGGCACCTGCGCCTTCGCCAGCAGCACCGACCAGAACGAGGACAAGATCTGGACCAGCTACACCGAGTACGTCTTCTGCAGGGAGTGA